A single region of the Bacillus cereus genome encodes:
- a CDS encoding D-alanyl-D-alanine carboxypeptidase family protein, giving the protein MKGMFCKRFIAIVTVLTLFCSIVVTSGRASAETVPAIDVEAGSAILVEANSGKILYEKNADESLAIASMTKMMSEYLVHEAVDKGKLKWDQKVKISEYAYKISQDRSLSNVPLENGGSYTVKELYEAMAIYSANGATIALVEEIAGKEVNFVKMMNAKSKEFGMKNYKFVNSTGLTNHDLKGHHPEGTTPDEKNKMSARDCAILAQRLIQDFPKILDTAKIPKKTFQKGGKYPIDMVNFNMMLQGLIKQYEGVDGLKTGTTPEAGDCFTGTVERNGMRLISVVIKANSHTARFDETKKLYDYGFANFEVKKVYGKDAVVKGHETVRVANAKDKDVVVQTKQAVSLPMPKGNNDVYKKEFKVPNKEQEAPIKKDVTISKMIISPKDSTDPGFLSGKSLQVDLVTNSDVEQANWFTRFMREIGSFFSGMWDSAVDIVKS; this is encoded by the coding sequence GTGAAAGGTATGTTTTGCAAGAGATTTATTGCAATAGTAACAGTGCTTACACTATTTTGTAGCATTGTTGTTACATCTGGAAGAGCATCAGCGGAAACAGTTCCTGCTATAGACGTTGAAGCAGGATCAGCAATTTTAGTAGAAGCAAATTCTGGGAAAATTTTATATGAAAAAAATGCAGATGAATCATTAGCAATTGCTAGTATGACAAAAATGATGAGTGAATACTTAGTACATGAAGCGGTGGATAAAGGAAAACTTAAATGGGATCAAAAAGTTAAAATTTCTGAATATGCATATAAGATTTCGCAAGATCGCTCATTATCAAACGTTCCATTAGAAAATGGTGGCTCTTATACAGTTAAAGAGTTATATGAGGCAATGGCAATTTACTCTGCAAACGGTGCAACAATTGCTTTAGTTGAAGAGATTGCTGGAAAAGAAGTTAATTTCGTAAAAATGATGAACGCTAAGTCAAAAGAGTTTGGAATGAAAAATTATAAATTTGTAAACTCTACAGGTTTAACAAACCATGATTTAAAAGGACATCACCCAGAAGGAACAACTCCAGACGAGAAAAATAAAATGTCTGCAAGGGATTGTGCGATTTTAGCGCAACGTCTCATTCAAGATTTCCCAAAAATATTAGATACAGCAAAAATCCCCAAAAAAACATTCCAAAAGGGTGGCAAGTATCCAATTGATATGGTGAATTTTAACATGATGTTACAAGGCTTAATTAAGCAATACGAAGGTGTAGATGGGTTGAAAACAGGAACTACTCCAGAAGCTGGTGATTGCTTCACTGGTACAGTAGAAAGAAACGGTATGCGCCTAATTTCTGTAGTGATAAAAGCAAACTCTCATACAGCACGTTTTGATGAGACGAAGAAATTATATGATTATGGATTTGCGAATTTTGAAGTGAAGAAAGTTTATGGGAAAGATGCAGTAGTAAAAGGGCATGAAACAGTGCGAGTAGCAAATGCAAAAGACAAAGATGTAGTTGTTCAAACGAAGCAAGCTGTTTCACTTCCAATGCCAAAGGGCAACAATGACGTTTATAAAAAAGAATTTAAAGTACCGAATAAAGAACAAGAAGCGCCTATTAAAAAGGATGTAACAATTAGTAAAATGATTATTTCGCCTAAAGATAGTACAGATCCTGGATTTTTATCAGGTAAATCATTACAAGTAGACCTTGTAACAAACTCTGATGTAGAACAAGCAAATTGGTTTACACGTTTTATGCGCGAAATCGGATCTTTCTTTAGCGGTATGTGGGATAGTGCGGTTGATATAGTAAAAAGCTAA
- a CDS encoding penicillin-binding transpeptidase domain-containing protein, translating to MKKLWILLFFCFAVMLVGCNKNEPPKQAFEEYINLWNDKKFANMYDHLSEHAKKTISKKDFAEKYQKIYDGIGVKNLKVKTKGENTKDKELFLFEVNMDTDGGTVSFIHEAKLVKDKDKESWKIDWTPDFIFPGMKKDYKVRMQTEQGKRGEIYDRNGKGLATNGKATEVGIIPEKLGETAAQTKEIVAQLLDMSTEEVNQKLAAKWIKPDSFVPIGILKEGTRQNDYIELEGVSSRPVNIRTYPLGEAAAHLTGYIGKVNAEELKSLQKKGYQADDLVGKTGLEKVLENKLRGEKGGRVFIEDENGKEIKNVAKKEAKEGENVTLTIDAAIQEKIFNEMKNEAGSSAAVNPKTGETIALVSSPAYNPNTIVRGASKAQREAWNNDSKLPMMNRFTQAFVPGSVFKTITGAIGLETNTINPKEEFKIQGLKWTKDSSWGNYYVTRVKEASPVDFDKAMKYSDNIYFAQQALKMRKDQYVNEFKKYGFHEKLPIEYEFPISLIAKDGIKNDIQLADTGYGQGQVLMTPLHLALTYAPIVNEGNIPSPHLLKEATGAGNWKENVVSKKNQEILKSALIKVINDPDGAGRIAKVDGVTLAGKTGTAELKESKEADGKELGWFAAFDANAPDMIVTMMIEDVKGRGGSNVPGEKVKHVFQK from the coding sequence TTGAAAAAATTATGGATACTGCTTTTCTTTTGTTTTGCAGTTATGTTGGTAGGATGTAATAAAAATGAACCGCCAAAACAAGCATTTGAAGAATATATCAATTTATGGAATGATAAAAAGTTTGCAAATATGTATGATCATTTATCAGAACATGCAAAAAAGACGATTTCCAAAAAGGATTTCGCAGAGAAATATCAAAAAATCTATGATGGTATTGGAGTTAAGAATTTAAAAGTCAAAACGAAAGGAGAGAATACGAAAGATAAAGAACTTTTTCTTTTTGAAGTTAATATGGATACGGATGGAGGAACTGTTTCATTCATCCATGAAGCAAAACTCGTGAAAGATAAAGATAAGGAGTCTTGGAAAATAGATTGGACACCAGACTTCATTTTCCCAGGTATGAAAAAAGATTACAAAGTCCGTATGCAAACAGAACAAGGAAAACGCGGAGAAATATATGATCGAAATGGAAAAGGGCTTGCAACGAATGGTAAAGCGACTGAGGTTGGAATTATTCCAGAGAAACTAGGTGAAACGGCAGCGCAGACAAAAGAAATAGTAGCACAATTACTTGATATGTCTACAGAAGAGGTCAATCAGAAGCTCGCAGCGAAATGGATAAAACCAGACTCCTTTGTACCAATTGGTATTTTAAAAGAGGGAACTAGACAGAATGATTATATTGAATTAGAAGGGGTTTCATCTCGCCCAGTAAATATTCGTACGTATCCATTAGGAGAAGCAGCCGCACACTTAACTGGATATATAGGAAAGGTGAATGCAGAGGAGTTAAAATCGCTTCAAAAAAAAGGTTATCAAGCAGATGATTTAGTAGGTAAGACGGGTTTAGAGAAAGTACTTGAGAATAAATTGCGTGGTGAAAAGGGTGGACGCGTATTTATAGAAGATGAGAATGGGAAAGAGATTAAAAACGTAGCAAAAAAAGAAGCAAAAGAAGGGGAAAATGTTACGTTAACAATTGATGCTGCAATTCAAGAAAAAATCTTTAATGAGATGAAAAATGAAGCAGGATCTAGTGCAGCGGTCAATCCTAAAACGGGTGAAACAATCGCACTTGTAAGTAGCCCTGCTTATAATCCAAATACAATAGTTAGAGGAGCATCAAAAGCCCAACGAGAAGCATGGAATAACGACTCGAAACTGCCAATGATGAATCGTTTCACACAAGCATTTGTACCAGGTTCCGTATTTAAAACGATTACAGGTGCAATTGGTTTGGAAACAAACACAATAAACCCTAAGGAAGAATTTAAAATTCAAGGATTAAAGTGGACAAAAGATTCATCTTGGGGAAATTATTATGTAACACGTGTGAAGGAAGCTAGTCCAGTTGATTTTGATAAGGCAATGAAGTACTCTGATAATATTTATTTTGCTCAACAAGCTTTGAAAATGCGAAAAGATCAGTATGTAAATGAATTTAAGAAATACGGATTTCATGAAAAATTACCAATCGAATACGAATTTCCTATTTCATTAATTGCAAAAGATGGAATAAAAAATGATATTCAACTAGCAGACACGGGATACGGACAAGGACAAGTATTAATGACACCACTTCATTTAGCATTAACATATGCGCCAATTGTGAATGAAGGAAATATTCCGTCGCCACATCTTTTAAAAGAAGCAACAGGAGCGGGGAATTGGAAAGAAAATGTGGTTTCTAAAAAGAATCAAGAGATATTAAAGAGTGCATTAATAAAAGTGATTAATGACCCTGATGGCGCGGGGAGAATTGCTAAGGTTGATGGTGTAACTCTTGCTGGTAAAACTGGTACAGCAGAACTGAAAGAGTCGAAAGAAGCAGACGGAAAAGAACTTGGATGGTTTGCAGCTTTTGATGCAAATGCGCCAGACATGATTGTTACCATGATGATCGAAGATGTAAAAGGAAGAGGAGGAAGTAACGTTCCAGGTGAAAAAGTAAAACATGTATTTCAGAAATAA
- a CDS encoding agmatine deiminase family protein, giving the protein MKKITNLCMSAVLTTSIISGYVLGKGIEKVQAKEIEKTQRKDMKKVEVQKQVGKYTMPDEKSKHEGTWLQWPHEFTYGQKYQQEVEPIWIQMTNTLSKGEKVHIVAYDQEEKERITEVLMDQGVNMGKVDFFIAPTDDVWARDTGPIFVYDNDKNLKILDPGFNGWGKKTPYKKDARLRESLSKQLGIERIDWNKFVLEGGAFELDGNGTALLTRSAVTNKNRNAKLSEKDIEKYMSDLGITNFIWLDGVPNLDITDFHIDGFAKFHDKSTIITLNKKDLAEWGTSDKDINKLLQAKDAEGNKYKYVYLPLSKNNVTLANGKQLDYKGSYINYYIANQVILVPNYNDPNDKIANEMIQKLYPDRKVVGIDVRELYKNGGMIHCITQQQPINLK; this is encoded by the coding sequence ATGAAAAAAATAACGAATTTGTGTATGAGTGCTGTACTAACCACATCTATTATCAGTGGTTATGTTTTAGGTAAGGGGATTGAGAAAGTTCAGGCGAAGGAAATTGAAAAAACGCAGAGAAAAGATATGAAGAAAGTAGAGGTGCAAAAACAAGTAGGAAAGTATACAATGCCAGATGAAAAAAGCAAACATGAAGGAACGTGGCTACAATGGCCTCATGAATTTACATATGGGCAAAAATATCAGCAAGAGGTAGAGCCGATTTGGATTCAAATGACAAATACTTTAAGCAAAGGCGAAAAAGTTCATATTGTTGCATATGATCAAGAAGAAAAAGAAAGAATTACTGAAGTTTTAATGGATCAGGGGGTGAATATGGGAAAAGTTGATTTCTTTATCGCACCTACTGACGATGTATGGGCTAGAGATACTGGACCGATTTTTGTTTATGATAATGACAAAAACCTAAAGATATTAGATCCAGGATTTAACGGATGGGGAAAGAAAACACCATATAAGAAAGATGCTCGTCTTCGTGAGAGTCTTAGCAAACAGTTAGGTATTGAAAGAATTGATTGGAATAAATTTGTTCTTGAAGGCGGCGCATTTGAATTAGATGGTAATGGAACTGCTTTATTAACTAGAAGTGCTGTGACGAATAAAAATAGAAACGCTAAATTGTCAGAAAAAGATATTGAAAAATATATGAGTGACCTTGGGATAACAAATTTTATTTGGTTAGATGGAGTACCCAACTTAGATATTACTGATTTTCATATTGATGGATTTGCAAAATTTCACGATAAATCTACTATTATAACGTTAAACAAAAAAGATTTAGCTGAATGGGGAACGTCTGATAAAGATATTAACAAGTTGTTGCAGGCAAAAGATGCTGAGGGGAATAAATACAAGTATGTATATCTGCCGCTAAGCAAGAATAATGTTACATTAGCAAATGGGAAGCAGCTTGATTATAAAGGTTCATATATTAATTATTATATAGCGAATCAAGTTATCTTAGTTCCTAACTATAATGATCCTAATGATAAAATAGCAAATGAGATGATTCAAAAACTTTATCCTGATCGTAAAGTGGTGGGGATTGATGTAAGAGAGCTTTATAAAAATGGTGGTATGATTCATTGTATTACTCAACAACAACCAATCAATTTGAAATAA
- a CDS encoding papain-like cysteine protease family protein, with the protein MKGRKHFIVCMFLLFFTFSFIGVQKIIAEEVEFSGTTAPLNVNVREAKSLSASIVDVIPGNTKISFKGWEYGEAVKDYWTGNLDNRWFYYFKDGKKVYVTSAYINGNPPNTSTNRKLSVPNILQERSNWCWAGTSVSVLNYFGKTPSQDQYVRYVKGGSYNNPATSREIQYGLSGYGVSSAISPGAKSYDWFKNQINSDQPMIALIMWQNGANIGHFLVLDGFYKGTNGTDYITYMDPWYGDHYNHNFSTFHNNNNFWWSETVYNIHAN; encoded by the coding sequence ATGAAGGGAAGAAAGCATTTTATTGTTTGTATGTTTTTATTGTTTTTCACATTTAGTTTTATTGGTGTTCAGAAAATAATAGCGGAAGAAGTTGAATTTTCAGGGACAACAGCTCCATTGAATGTAAATGTTAGAGAGGCAAAAAGTTTGAGTGCAAGTATTGTAGATGTGATTCCCGGAAATACAAAAATATCTTTTAAAGGATGGGAGTATGGTGAAGCGGTTAAAGATTACTGGACAGGAAATTTAGATAATCGTTGGTTTTATTATTTTAAAGATGGAAAAAAAGTATATGTAACGTCAGCGTATATTAATGGAAATCCTCCAAATACATCAACAAATCGTAAATTATCTGTACCTAACATATTACAAGAAAGATCAAATTGGTGTTGGGCAGGCACTTCGGTTTCAGTTTTAAATTATTTTGGGAAAACTCCTTCACAAGATCAGTACGTTAGGTATGTCAAGGGTGGATCATATAATAATCCTGCAACTTCACGTGAAATACAATATGGATTATCGGGATATGGTGTTAGCTCAGCTATAAGTCCTGGAGCAAAATCGTATGATTGGTTCAAAAATCAAATTAATAGTGATCAACCGATGATTGCACTCATTATGTGGCAAAATGGAGCTAACATCGGACACTTTCTAGTACTTGATGGATTTTATAAAGGAACAAATGGAACAGATTATATAACGTACATGGACCCTTGGTATGGTGATCATTATAATCATAATTTCAGTACGTTCCATAACAATAATAATTTTTGGTGGAGTGAAACTGTTTATAATATCCATGCAAACTAA
- a CDS encoding RNA polymerase sigma factor, with translation MEQTFIEKCNHDELDYVIRDYWQDVWNYSFIITKDPHLSDDITQDVFIKVFKNWNSFRKESSIKTWILKITRNTAINYLKSSYFKRISLIGFFSDDKQSLSAEQEFFNQEEMNEVWKVVLKLPKKHREIIILDAKYELSYEEMAETLGVSIGTVKSRLSRARSKVSKLIGEGSSDEQ, from the coding sequence ATGGAACAGACGTTTATTGAAAAGTGTAATCATGATGAGCTGGACTATGTTATAAGAGACTATTGGCAAGATGTATGGAATTATTCATTTATTATTACGAAAGATCCACACTTATCAGATGATATCACGCAAGATGTATTTATAAAGGTGTTTAAAAATTGGAATTCATTTCGAAAGGAGTCATCTATTAAAACGTGGATATTAAAAATCACAAGAAATACGGCAATAAACTATTTGAAATCCTCCTATTTTAAAAGGATATCTTTAATAGGATTTTTTAGTGACGATAAGCAATCCCTGTCAGCAGAACAAGAATTTTTTAACCAAGAAGAAATGAATGAGGTGTGGAAGGTTGTATTAAAACTACCTAAAAAGCACCGTGAAATAATTATATTGGACGCAAAATATGAATTATCTTATGAAGAAATGGCTGAAACATTAGGAGTATCCATTGGAACTGTAAAATCGAGATTAAGTAGAGCGAGAAGTAAGGTTTCAAAATTAATAGGGGAGGGTAGTAGTGATGAACAATAA
- a CDS encoding CatB-related O-acetyltransferase, producing MKHPLFNHWSETKYIKDIVTNPLIEVGEYSYYSGYYGHQNFEDGCVRYLWGDAKSRALFNPIEQMGWKLDKLIIGNYVCIASGVVILMGGNHNHHPEWITVYPFAEQIEQSYEPKGDTVIKSDAWIGMNAIIMPGVTIGEGAIVAAGTVVSKDVPPYTIVGGNPAKEIKKRFTDTEMKMLMEMRWFDWNRELVEQAIPILSSASIELLYDFYKKEVKNK from the coding sequence ATGAAGCATCCATTATTTAATCATTGGTCAGAAACAAAGTATATAAAAGATATAGTAACAAATCCACTCATTGAGGTAGGAGAGTACTCCTATTATTCAGGCTATTATGGTCATCAAAATTTTGAAGATGGCTGTGTAAGGTATTTGTGGGGGGATGCTAAGTCCCGAGCGCTTTTCAATCCAATTGAACAGATGGGTTGGAAACTTGATAAACTCATTATTGGAAATTATGTTTGTATTGCAAGTGGAGTTGTCATTCTAATGGGTGGGAATCATAATCATCATCCTGAATGGATTACAGTATATCCATTCGCTGAGCAAATTGAACAATCATATGAACCGAAGGGTGATACAGTCATTAAAAGTGATGCTTGGATTGGAATGAATGCTATCATAATGCCTGGTGTTACAATCGGTGAGGGTGCAATTGTTGCAGCAGGAACTGTCGTAAGTAAAGATGTTCCGCCGTATACAATAGTTGGTGGAAATCCTGCTAAGGAAATAAAGAAACGATTCACTGATACAGAAATGAAAATGCTAATGGAAATGCGTTGGTTTGATTGGAATAGAGAATTAGTTGAGCAGGCAATTCCTATTTTATCTAGTGCATCCATAGAATTATTATATGATTTTTATAAAAAGGAAGTAAAAAATAAATAA
- a CDS encoding transglycosylase SLT domain-containing protein, producing MRGTLIKIGVFILVLTVGIYLAKSVYDHHTNRAKVRDTIQQISIEHGIPPWIPLSIAFHESKFDRNAVGDQGTSFGLFQLHRGGLAPKDLTNEDLKNAETNTRIAISNMINAYNRGLQQNLKGPELLKHVANTSGWPGNKGVQWTDKQTDYNEGLENSFKMFSKRQYDFIE from the coding sequence ATGAGAGGGACATTAATAAAAATCGGAGTATTTATTTTGGTTTTAACAGTAGGGATATATCTTGCGAAATCCGTATATGACCATCATACGAACCGAGCTAAAGTAAGAGACACGATTCAACAAATATCAATAGAGCATGGTATACCGCCATGGATTCCTTTATCTATTGCATTCCATGAAAGTAAGTTTGATCGAAATGCAGTTGGAGATCAGGGCACATCATTTGGATTGTTTCAGCTTCATCGAGGTGGACTAGCACCTAAAGATTTAACGAATGAAGATTTGAAAAATGCAGAAACCAATACTCGAATTGCAATATCTAATATGATAAATGCGTATAACCGTGGTTTACAGCAAAATTTAAAAGGGCCAGAGCTATTAAAACATGTTGCAAATACCTCAGGGTGGCCTGGAAATAAGGGGGTTCAATGGACAGATAAACAGACAGACTATAACGAGGGTTTAGAAAACAGTTTTAAAATGTTTTCTAAACGACAATACGATTTTATAGAATGA
- a CDS encoding SGNH/GDSL hydrolase family protein, translating to MWKRFVAIGDSFTEGIGDEVEGIALKSWVDHFVQLCENDIEYANFAKRGLVTKEIRSQQLEKALTFNPDLVSLIAGANDVLKGRWNHDAYKNDMEFMIDTLSKAGADIIIANLPDFTVRLPFASEKKQVIKEQLLEANEVIHSLSREYKLHHVDFWNHHLVNDNTLWSKDLIHPNSKGYVKVAELIFSSLPVHDSSK from the coding sequence ATGTGGAAGCGATTTGTAGCAATTGGTGATAGTTTTACAGAGGGGATAGGGGATGAAGTTGAGGGAATTGCATTAAAAAGCTGGGTAGATCATTTTGTTCAACTGTGTGAAAACGATATAGAATATGCCAATTTTGCAAAGCGTGGGTTAGTAACTAAAGAAATTCGCTCGCAGCAATTGGAAAAGGCTTTAACTTTTAATCCAGATTTGGTTAGTCTCATTGCAGGGGCAAACGATGTTTTAAAAGGACGTTGGAATCATGATGCATATAAGAACGATATGGAATTTATGATAGATACATTAAGTAAAGCAGGGGCTGATATTATTATAGCAAACCTTCCAGATTTTACAGTTAGGCTTCCTTTTGCTTCTGAAAAAAAACAAGTAATAAAAGAACAATTATTAGAGGCAAATGAAGTTATACATTCACTGAGCAGAGAGTATAAGCTTCATCATGTTGATTTTTGGAATCATCATTTAGTTAATGATAATACGCTTTGGTCTAAGGATTTAATTCATCCAAACTCAAAAGGATATGTAAAAGTTGCTGAATTGATTTTTAGTAGTTTGCCTGTACATGACTCTTCTAAATAA
- the pepD gene encoding beta-Ala-His dipeptidase, translated as MYSTLEQLTKHPVFYHFAEISKIPRGSGNEKEISDYLVGFAKERNLEVIQDEALNVIIKKEATAGYENVAAIIIQGHMDMVCEKNQATVHDFEKDPIELRIIGDMLYANQTTLGADNGIAVAYALALLDSKDIPHPALEVVITTEEETTMGGAFAVDPNHFEGKIFINIDSEEDHKLLVSSAGGAKAVETIPVIWDEAPANTDAYRLYVGGLKGGHSGMEIDKQRGNANKTLGRVLHDLSTNMEFNISEVHGGLKTNAIPRESVATILLRQEDVEKVEEKLESWTRVLQEEMRAVDPDVHVTLTKLDEKVEKVFAKETQKQLISSLFLIPNGIQSMSMDIKGLVESSTNLGVIETLQDEIKLRNEVRSSVSSLKQHVAEEIKYIAELVGATFEIESEYPEWPYNPNSQIRNLFEKVHQEKYNKDIEIFAVHAGIECSAFVQKMPELDAISFGPDIFNVHTPDEHISISSVVNNWGFFIDVMKGTKELAK; from the coding sequence ATGTATTCTACTTTAGAACAATTAACAAAGCACCCTGTATTTTATCATTTTGCAGAAATTTCAAAGATTCCTAGAGGATCAGGTAATGAAAAGGAAATTAGTGATTATTTAGTTGGCTTTGCTAAAGAGCGTAACTTAGAAGTGATTCAAGATGAAGCATTAAATGTCATTATTAAAAAAGAAGCAACTGCTGGCTATGAAAATGTAGCAGCTATTATCATTCAAGGTCATATGGATATGGTTTGCGAAAAAAACCAAGCAACAGTACATGATTTTGAAAAAGATCCAATTGAATTACGAATTATTGGAGACATGTTATACGCAAATCAAACAACTTTAGGTGCTGATAATGGTATTGCAGTTGCGTATGCATTAGCTTTATTAGATTCAAAAGACATTCCACATCCAGCACTTGAAGTCGTTATCACTACCGAAGAAGAAACGACAATGGGCGGGGCTTTTGCTGTTGATCCAAATCATTTTGAAGGAAAGATTTTTATAAATATTGATTCTGAAGAAGATCACAAATTACTTGTAAGTAGTGCAGGTGGTGCGAAAGCTGTTGAAACAATTCCAGTAATTTGGGATGAAGCGCCAGCGAATACGGATGCATACCGTCTATATGTTGGTGGTCTAAAAGGCGGACATTCTGGTATGGAAATTGATAAGCAACGTGGTAATGCGAACAAAACATTAGGGCGAGTATTACATGATTTATCAACAAATATGGAGTTTAATATAAGTGAAGTTCACGGCGGATTAAAAACGAATGCAATTCCGCGTGAAAGTGTAGCTACAATTTTATTACGTCAAGAAGATGTAGAGAAGGTAGAAGAAAAGCTTGAGTCATGGACAAGAGTATTACAAGAAGAAATGCGTGCTGTTGATCCAGATGTTCATGTTACACTTACAAAGTTGGATGAGAAAGTAGAAAAAGTATTTGCTAAAGAAACACAAAAGCAGCTTATTTCATCATTATTCTTAATTCCGAATGGTATTCAAAGTATGAGCATGGATATTAAAGGTCTAGTAGAAAGCTCAACAAATTTAGGTGTTATTGAAACATTGCAAGATGAAATTAAATTACGTAACGAAGTACGAAGTTCTGTAAGTAGTTTAAAACAGCATGTTGCAGAAGAAATCAAATATATTGCCGAATTAGTTGGTGCTACGTTTGAAATTGAGTCAGAGTATCCAGAATGGCCATACAATCCAAATTCACAAATTCGTAATTTATTTGAAAAAGTTCATCAAGAAAAATACAATAAAGATATTGAAATTTTCGCTGTGCATGCAGGGATTGAATGTAGCGCATTCGTTCAAAAAATGCCTGAATTAGATGCAATTTCATTCGGACCAGACATTTTCAACGTGCACACTCCGGATGAACATATCAGTATCTCTTCTGTAGTGAATAACTGGGGATTCTTCATTGATGTAATGAAGGGTACGAAAGAATTAGCTAAATAA
- a CDS encoding acyltransferase family protein: MNSKIYNLQGEHFMSKRIKELDSIRGLAALTVVFGHFCLMLPSLPNSIKFSPLRFLWAGGEAVIVFYVLSGFVLSMALYHSKTNYWGYLIKRFVRIYIPYYFWIIVTFVLFILFSSYEVVGLRDWFYDRWQGSITKLDILNHFVLLNNFFTENYNPVIWSLAQEMRISIVFPLLFLLFYKLNWKKTILFALSFSLISVVLNMLHIGKAEGFYNGYADTLHFTSMFMVGMLLFKYQEKLIYSYRNMKKFKKGFLIALGIILYLYSILIYGFSRNDTTFLLKDWGVVMGVSIFIIMAMSNLKVKAFLNKSVFVYLGEISYSIYLCHFPIMMVLFKLLYTKIPIFFLLTLCIAMTLLFSIVSYHLIEKKCINWAKQRTTNFLKKV, encoded by the coding sequence ATGAACAGCAAAATTTACAATTTACAAGGAGAACATTTTATGAGTAAGAGAATAAAAGAATTAGATTCCATACGAGGGTTAGCGGCACTTACTGTGGTATTTGGACATTTTTGTTTAATGCTACCATCGTTGCCTAATTCTATTAAATTTTCCCCGCTTAGGTTTTTATGGGCGGGTGGGGAAGCTGTTATCGTTTTTTATGTACTAAGTGGTTTTGTGTTATCTATGGCACTTTATCATTCAAAAACAAATTATTGGGGATATTTAATTAAGAGATTTGTAAGAATCTATATTCCTTATTATTTTTGGATAATCGTTACCTTTGTTTTATTTATTTTATTTTCGTCGTATGAAGTGGTAGGACTACGGGATTGGTTCTATGATAGGTGGCAAGGGTCTATAACAAAATTAGATATTCTAAACCACTTTGTGCTTCTTAATAACTTTTTTACGGAAAATTATAATCCAGTTATTTGGTCATTGGCTCAAGAAATGCGTATATCTATTGTGTTTCCTTTGTTATTCCTTCTTTTTTATAAACTGAATTGGAAGAAAACGATACTATTTGCTTTGAGCTTTTCTTTAATTAGTGTTGTTCTTAATATGTTGCATATTGGGAAAGCTGAAGGATTTTATAATGGTTATGCTGATACACTGCATTTTACATCTATGTTTATGGTTGGAATGTTACTTTTTAAGTATCAGGAAAAACTTATCTACTCATATAGGAATATGAAAAAATTTAAAAAAGGATTTCTTATTGCATTAGGGATTATTCTATATTTATATTCCATTTTAATTTATGGTTTTTCCCGTAATGATACAACTTTCTTATTAAAAGATTGGGGTGTCGTAATGGGGGTTAGTATATTTATTATAATGGCTATGAGTAACCTAAAAGTAAAAGCATTTTTAAATAAGAGTGTATTTGTATATTTAGGAGAAATTTCATACAGTATCTATTTGTGTCATTTTCCAATCATGATGGTACTATTTAAACTTTTGTATACAAAGATACCTATCTTTTTCCTTCTTACTTTGTGCATTGCAATGACACTACTTTTTTCTATAGTTTCATATCATTTAATCGAAAAGAAATGTATCAACTGGGCAAAACAAAGAACAACAAATTTTTTGAAAAAAGTATAA